GCTTGTCGCCATCCTGGATTGGGAGTTCTGCGCTTGGGGCGACCCCATGAGCGATCTCGGCTGGTTCCTGGCCGCCTGCTGGCGCTTCGGCCGGCCGGACCGCGAAGCGGGCGGGATCGGCAGCCGGGAGGCGTTTTATGAAGGCTACCGGCGCCAATCGGACCGGGAGATCGACGACGAGGCCGTGGCCTACTGGGAAGTGATGGCGCATATCCGCTGGGCGGTTATTGCGCTTCAGCAAGGCGCCCGGCACTCAAGCGGATCACAGAAGAGCCTGGAGCTTGCCTTGACGGGACGCCTGATAGCGGGGTTGGAACGCGACATCCTCACCCTGACCTCACCGGAACGCTGGAGTGCCGCCTCATGAGCGACCGCCCGAACGCCCTGGAACTGCTGGAGGAGGCGCAGCGCCTGCTGAAGGAGGAACTCGCCCCATCCCTGCAAGGCAAGCAGCGCTTCCATGCGCTCATGGTCGCCAACGCGTTGGGGATTGCCGGACGCGAACTTGGGAGCGCATCGGAGAGGGCGGCACGCTGGGAGGCAGACCTGGAAGCGCTTGGATACAGCTCGGATGAAGAACTGGTAGCCGCGCTGCGAGAGAAGCACGCTGCTGGAGAGCCTGGACTTTACCAGGCCCTTCTGAGAGATGC
This DNA window, taken from Limibacillus sp., encodes the following:
- a CDS encoding DUF6285 domain-containing protein, which codes for MSDRPNALELLEEAQRLLKEELAPSLQGKQRFHALMVANALGIAGRELGSASERAARWEADLEALGYSSDEELVAALREKHAAGEPGLYQALLRDAEARAEIVSPGLKE